The window TCAACTCGCTTTCGATCTTGAGCCCCGTTAACCCAAAATACAGAACTTCAGTTGGCGCAAAAAAGCCCACGCACCTACTTGTACAATGTATCGTACAAGGTGCTATCCTCCTCCTGAAAAGGAGCAACCATGATTATCTCTGCATCTAATGCCCGCGCTCAGCTTTTTCCGCTGATCCAACAAGTCAATCAAGACCAAGCGCCCGTCACTATTACCTCCAACAACGGAAATGCAGTTCTGGTATCTGAGAGTGAATGGGAATCTATTCTTGAAACCGCATTTCTTTTGCGCACGGCATCTAACCGTTCTCACTTAGAAAAATCTATTGCAGCTTTGGAGCACAACAAAGGCGTAAAACGGCCTCACGCCAAGGGAAAAACCCTTGGTCAACTCCTTGAAATCACCGTAGCGGGTTCAAGACCTGTTGTGCGCGCCAAGAAAAAAGTACCAACGGTCAAGCCGGTTCAGCGAGCAAAGAAGATCGCGGCTACGGCCAAGCCTTCGGCCAGGAAGTCCACCGTTCGTTAATGCCACCCCCCAAAGAACTTACCTCGTACTTCCTCACGGATCCAGCGAAAGCAGATCTCAAATTTTGGAAACGAAACAACCCCGCCACCATCAATCGAATTGCTAAATTAATCGACGCAATCATGGCCAACCCTTATGGTGGCATCGGTAAACCCAAGCCTCTCAAATACAGTCTTGAGGGCTACTGGTCACGCCGGATTGATTCAGAGCACCGAATTATTTATCGCGTTTCTGGAAGTACGCTAGAAATCATCGCCCTCCGCGGACACTACGAGTAAATAAGTGCATTTCAATCAACCTTCAGAGCCATCTAGCTATTTAGTGACAATTCTCTAACTCATTAACCTATAGTTTAGATATGAGTCAGCCAAAACCGCATTGGCAAAAGCCACACCTAGGCGAGCATCGTTTTCCAGTCTCAATTGTTGTTATGGTCGTGATTATTTTGCAGTTTGCATTACCCGACAGCCTCTCTTTGAGTTTTCAAAAATGGATTTGCCTAGTGGAGTTCGGGATTCTGCTTAGCCTCTATACCTTCGGTCCAAAACGATTAATGAAGCATCACCCTCCAACTCGTCTGGTCAGCTTCATTCTTACGAGCGTCATGACAATTTCAAACACTGCGTCGGCAGTTAAATTAATTTCAGAGTTAATATCTGGCGGAATTGGATCGGCGCCTCAGCTACTTGCCTCAGGGGGCTCAATTTGGCTGACCAATGTAGTGATCTTCAGTTTATGGTTTTGGGATTTAGATCGAGGTGGTCCCGGATCAAGAGCTGAAGCTAAGAAAGATTGGCCCGATTTTCTTTTTCCACAAATGACTGATCCAACGTATGCGCCAAGTGGCTGGCACCCTAAGTTTTTTGATTATCTTTACATGTCTTTCACTAATGCAAGTGCGTTTAGTCCAACCGATGTAATGCCGTTAACGATATGGGCGAAAATGTTGATGTTATTGCAGTCAACAACCTCATTGATTGTTGTTGGTCTAGTCGTAGCTAGGGCTGTTAATATTCTTCAGTAACCGCCGACCTAATCGCGAGAAATACAAAAGCCCCGCAGAGATGA is drawn from Candidatus Planktophila sp. and contains these coding sequences:
- a CDS encoding type II toxin-antitoxin system Phd/YefM family antitoxin — protein: MIISASNARAQLFPLIQQVNQDQAPVTITSNNGNAVLVSESEWESILETAFLLRTASNRSHLEKSIAALEHNKGVKRPHAKGKTLGQLLEITVAGSRPVVRAKKKVPTVKPVQRAKKIAATAKPSARKSTVR
- a CDS encoding Txe/YoeB family addiction module toxin gives rise to the protein MPPPKELTSYFLTDPAKADLKFWKRNNPATINRIAKLIDAIMANPYGGIGKPKPLKYSLEGYWSRRIDSEHRIIYRVSGSTLEIIALRGHYE